The Cronobacter sakazakii genome has a window encoding:
- the accD gene encoding acetyl-CoA carboxylase, carboxyltransferase subunit beta, with translation MSWIERILNKSNITPTRRANIPEGVWTKCDSCGQVLYRAELERNLEVCPKCDHHMRMAARDRLHSLLDEGSLVELGSELEPKDVLKFRDSKKYKDRLATAQKETGEKDALVVMKGTLHGMPVVAAAFEFAFMGGSMGSVVGARFVRAVEQALEDNCPLICFSASGGARMQEALMSLMQMAKTSAALAKMQERGLPYISVLTDPTMGGVSASFAMLGDLNIAEPKALIGFAGPRVIEQTVREKLPAGFQRSEFLIEKGAIDMIVRRPELRLKLASILAKLMNLPAPSPDAPREAVVVPPVPDQDHEA, from the coding sequence ATGAGCTGGATTGAACGAATTCTCAATAAAAGCAATATTACTCCCACTCGCAGGGCAAACATCCCGGAAGGGGTGTGGACCAAGTGCGACAGCTGCGGCCAGGTACTCTACCGCGCCGAACTGGAGCGTAACCTTGAGGTTTGCCCGAAATGCGATCACCACATGCGCATGGCGGCGCGCGACCGTCTGCACAGCCTGTTAGACGAAGGGTCGCTGGTGGAACTGGGCAGTGAGCTTGAGCCGAAAGATGTGCTGAAGTTCCGTGATTCCAAAAAATACAAGGATCGTCTGGCCACCGCCCAGAAGGAAACCGGCGAGAAAGACGCGCTGGTGGTGATGAAAGGCACCCTGCACGGTATGCCGGTTGTTGCGGCGGCGTTCGAGTTCGCCTTTATGGGCGGCTCAATGGGTTCCGTCGTGGGCGCGCGTTTCGTGCGTGCGGTTGAGCAGGCGCTGGAAGACAACTGCCCGCTTATCTGCTTCTCCGCCTCCGGCGGCGCGCGTATGCAGGAAGCGCTGATGTCGCTGATGCAGATGGCGAAAACCTCCGCGGCGCTTGCGAAAATGCAGGAGCGTGGACTGCCGTACATCTCCGTGCTGACCGACCCGACCATGGGCGGCGTTTCCGCGAGCTTCGCGATGCTTGGCGATCTCAATATCGCCGAGCCGAAAGCGCTGATCGGCTTCGCTGGACCGCGCGTTATCGAGCAGACCGTGCGTGAAAAACTGCCTGCTGGCTTCCAGCGCAGTGAGTTCCTGATCGAAAAAGGCGCTATCGATATGATCGTGCGTCGCCCGGAGCTGCGCCTCAAACTTGCCAGCATTCTGGCGAAGCTGATGAACCTTCCGGCACCAAGCCCGGACGCGCCGCGTGAAGCGGTGGTCGTGCCGCCGGTACCGGACCAGGATCACGAGGCCTGA
- the dedD gene encoding cell division protein DedD, with translation MASKFQNRLVGTIVLVALGVIVLPGLLDGQKKHYQDEFAAIPLVPKPGDRDEPDMLPAATQALPSQPPEGAAEEVRAGNAAATSIDTTRLPADTGADLDEVPVTSAKPKATEPAKTRTADKPQSKPQRDKTDEQLAMVSEAEAPAPAKTAPPEKPQTPPAGKAYVVQLGALKNADKVNEIVGKLRSAGYRAYTSPSTPVQGKITRILVGPEASKDKLKSSLGELNSLSGLNGVIMNYSVN, from the coding sequence GTGGCGAGTAAGTTTCAGAACCGATTAGTCGGCACAATTGTGCTGGTGGCGCTGGGCGTTATCGTGCTGCCAGGGCTGCTGGACGGCCAGAAAAAACATTATCAGGATGAGTTCGCGGCGATCCCGCTGGTGCCGAAACCTGGCGATCGCGACGAGCCGGATATGCTGCCGGCTGCAACCCAGGCGCTGCCGTCTCAGCCACCGGAAGGCGCGGCGGAAGAGGTGAGAGCCGGTAACGCGGCGGCGACGTCGATAGATACCACGCGACTGCCTGCCGATACCGGCGCGGATTTGGATGAAGTGCCGGTGACGTCTGCGAAGCCGAAAGCGACGGAGCCTGCGAAAACACGGACTGCCGATAAGCCCCAGAGCAAGCCGCAACGCGATAAAACCGACGAGCAGCTCGCGATGGTGAGCGAGGCCGAAGCGCCCGCGCCTGCGAAAACCGCGCCGCCGGAGAAACCGCAAACGCCGCCTGCGGGCAAGGCGTATGTCGTGCAGCTCGGTGCGCTGAAAAACGCCGATAAAGTCAATGAAATCGTCGGCAAACTGCGCTCGGCGGGTTATCGGGCGTATACGTCGCCGTCCACGCCGGTGCAAGGGAAAATCACCCGCATTCTGGTAGGGCCGGAGGCGTCGAAGGATAAGTTAAAATCGTCGCTTGGCGAGCTGAACAGCCTGTCAGGGCTTAACGGCGTGATAATGAATTACAGCGTGAATTAA
- the cvpA gene encoding colicin V production protein, which produces MVWIDYAIIAVVGFSCLVSLIRGFVREALSLVTWGCAFFVASHYYTYLAVWFTGFEDELVRNGIAIAVLFIATLIVGAIVNYVIGALVEKTGLSGTDRVLGICFGALRGVLIVAAILFFLDTFTGLSKSEDWQKSQLIPQFSFIIRWFFDYLQSSSSFLPR; this is translated from the coding sequence ATGGTCTGGATAGATTACGCCATCATTGCAGTAGTGGGTTTCTCGTGTCTGGTCAGCCTCATCCGCGGCTTCGTGAGAGAGGCGCTGTCGCTGGTCACCTGGGGCTGTGCTTTCTTTGTCGCCAGTCATTACTACACTTACCTGGCAGTCTGGTTCACCGGCTTTGAAGATGAACTGGTACGTAATGGGATAGCTATCGCGGTGCTGTTTATCGCGACGCTTATCGTCGGTGCGATAGTCAACTATGTGATTGGCGCACTGGTGGAGAAAACCGGCCTGTCGGGTACAGACAGGGTGTTGGGGATCTGTTTCGGCGCCTTGCGAGGCGTGCTGATTGTCGCCGCCATTCTGTTCTTTCTTGATACCTTCACGGGCCTGTCCAAAAGCGAGGACTGGCAAAAGTCGCAGCTCATCCCGCAGTTCAGTTTCATCATCAGATGGTTCTTTGACTATCTGCAAAGCTCGTCAAGTTTCCTGCCCCGGTAA
- the folC gene encoding bifunctional tetrahydrofolate synthase/dihydrofolate synthase: MEKQHLPQATSPLATWLSYLENLHGKTIDMGLERVSRVAALLDVAKPAPFVFTVAGTNGKGTTCRTLEAVLMAAGYRVGVYSSPHLVRYTERVRVQGEELAESQHTAAFAEIEAVRGETSLTYFEYGTLSALWLFKQAQLDVVILEVGLGGRLDATNLVDCDVAVITSIALDHTDWLGPDRESIGREKAGIFRAGKPAVVGETDMPHTIAQVAQEKGARLLCVNDAWRYEAERDGWRFSDGDSELTHLPLPQVPQPNAATALAALRASGLQISEQAYRDGITRAALPGRFQIVSEAPRIILDVAHNPHAAGYLAQRLAQSPSAGRVLAVIGMLHDKDIAGTLACLERVVDSWYCAPLDGPRGARAEELAEHLQASAVFDSVAQAWHAALADAQPVDTVLVCGSFHTVAAVMEEMDAGRRGGE; this comes from the coding sequence ATGGAAAAGCAACACCTTCCCCAAGCCACGTCGCCTCTGGCCACGTGGCTTTCTTATCTGGAAAACCTGCACGGTAAAACCATCGACATGGGCCTTGAGCGCGTCTCGCGCGTGGCGGCATTGCTTGATGTGGCGAAACCCGCGCCGTTTGTCTTTACCGTCGCGGGCACTAATGGCAAAGGCACCACCTGCCGCACGCTCGAAGCGGTGCTGATGGCGGCAGGCTATCGCGTGGGCGTCTACAGCTCGCCGCACCTGGTGCGCTACACCGAGCGCGTGCGCGTGCAGGGCGAGGAGCTTGCCGAAAGCCAGCACACCGCCGCCTTTGCGGAGATTGAAGCCGTGCGTGGTGAAACGTCCCTCACGTACTTTGAGTACGGCACGCTGTCCGCGCTGTGGCTCTTTAAGCAGGCGCAGCTGGATGTCGTTATCCTCGAAGTCGGGCTCGGCGGGCGTCTGGACGCCACCAACCTGGTGGATTGCGATGTGGCGGTCATCACCAGCATCGCGCTCGATCATACCGACTGGCTGGGGCCGGATCGTGAAAGCATCGGGCGCGAGAAAGCCGGTATTTTCCGCGCGGGCAAACCGGCGGTCGTGGGCGAGACGGACATGCCGCACACCATCGCGCAGGTGGCGCAGGAGAAGGGCGCACGACTGCTTTGTGTGAACGACGCCTGGCGCTATGAGGCGGAACGCGACGGCTGGCGCTTTAGTGATGGCGACAGCGAACTGACTCATCTTCCGCTGCCGCAGGTGCCGCAGCCTAACGCGGCGACTGCGCTCGCCGCGCTTCGCGCAAGCGGCCTGCAAATCAGCGAGCAGGCTTACCGCGACGGTATCACGCGCGCCGCGCTGCCGGGGCGTTTCCAGATTGTGAGCGAGGCCCCGCGCATCATTCTGGATGTAGCCCATAATCCGCACGCGGCGGGCTATCTGGCGCAGCGGCTCGCGCAGTCGCCATCCGCCGGGCGCGTACTGGCCGTTATCGGCATGCTGCATGATAAAGATATCGCCGGAACGCTCGCCTGTCTGGAGAGGGTCGTGGATAGCTGGTATTGTGCCCCTCTGGACGGGCCGCGCGGCGCCCGCGCCGAAGAGCTTGCGGAACATCTGCAGGCCAGCGCTGTCTTTGATAGCGTGGCGCAGGCCTGGCACGCGGCGCTGGCCGACGCGCAGCCTGTTGATACGGTGCTGGTATGCGGGTCGTTTCATACCGTCGCAGCGGTAATGGAAGAGATGGACGCGGGGAGACGAGGTGGCGAGTAA